In one Pseudomonas sp. MM211 genomic region, the following are encoded:
- a CDS encoding TonB-dependent siderophore receptor: MLHPLIRNRLAVHLQAALLSSAAFAVPVAYAAEPAQASSSASVRQYNIGAGSLTEVLSRFASQAGVALSFDAAQTNGRQSKGLQGAYSVEAGFATLLADSGLQASNAGGSYILGKTVDNSDALELGATSINASGLGETTESSGSYTTGAMRTATKLALTTRETPQSVTVVTRQRMDDQNMITLEDALKSTPGVTVQKFSAVRPLIYSRGFQVENLMYDGLPTSYDGDFVPSPDLAMYDRVEIVRGATGLMQGAGTPSAAINMVRKRPTRDTKVSVSGSAGSWDNYRSELDASSALNDSGSVRGRMVASYNDKDSFRDVESSELGLLYGITEIDLGERTMLTLGGSFQNDNNNTTWGGIPVGPDGSDLGLSRSTYFGNDWEYWDKDTKGVFAEIEHHFDNDWNLRLAAVKNWTTSDILASFVRPTGNTWQQRTVQQNSTYDQTSYDGYLSGPFQALGREHELVLGGSYRESSKETSGGYAPNFGIADLGNWDSGARPKPENVTHTYGTLTETTQKSLYATTRLSLTDPLKLILGGRLDWYAYDQDIRNNPSVHYNTAREVTRYGGLVYELNPQHSVYISYTDIFQPQTSITIDQSLLEPITGKNYEMGVKGEYFGGALNASAALFQIDQENRGRLVSDTGCNGMPCYEASGKVRSQGIDLELNGTLMPNWEVAAGYTYTQAKYKQDSDPSNVGRLFDTDVPRHLFKLSTYYRLPGDLSRWKIGGSVYRQNRTYNVGTYTNTATGITQPSLVEQDAYTLVDLMASYQVNKHLLTQLSVNNVLDKTYYEGLASQPFGGRSVYGAPRNFTVSAKYSF; the protein is encoded by the coding sequence ATGCTGCATCCATTGATCCGCAACCGCCTGGCGGTGCATCTGCAGGCTGCCCTGCTGAGCAGCGCCGCCTTTGCCGTACCTGTTGCCTATGCCGCTGAGCCGGCTCAAGCGAGCAGCAGCGCCAGCGTCCGGCAGTACAACATCGGCGCCGGCTCGCTCACCGAAGTGCTCAGCCGCTTCGCCAGCCAGGCCGGTGTAGCCCTGTCGTTCGATGCCGCGCAAACCAATGGCCGTCAGTCCAAGGGGCTGCAGGGTGCCTATTCGGTGGAGGCGGGATTTGCCACGTTGCTTGCAGACAGCGGCTTGCAAGCAAGCAATGCCGGCGGCAGTTATATATTGGGAAAAACAGTCGATAACAGCGATGCACTGGAGCTGGGCGCGACCAGTATCAACGCCAGCGGCCTGGGCGAAACCACCGAGAGTAGCGGCTCCTACACCACGGGTGCCATGCGCACGGCGACCAAGCTGGCGCTGACCACCCGAGAAACCCCGCAGTCGGTCACCGTGGTCACTCGCCAGCGTATGGACGATCAGAACATGATCACCCTCGAGGATGCGCTGAAATCCACCCCGGGCGTGACGGTGCAGAAGTTCAGTGCCGTGCGCCCACTGATCTACTCACGTGGCTTTCAGGTCGAGAACCTGATGTACGACGGCCTGCCCACGTCCTATGACGGCGACTTCGTGCCATCGCCGGACCTGGCCATGTACGACCGGGTGGAAATCGTGCGCGGCGCCACTGGCCTGATGCAGGGCGCCGGCACGCCCTCGGCGGCGATCAACATGGTGCGTAAAAGGCCGACCCGCGACACCAAAGTCAGCGTATCCGGCAGCGCCGGAAGCTGGGATAACTACCGCAGCGAGCTGGACGCCTCCAGCGCGCTAAACGATAGCGGCTCGGTTCGCGGGCGTATGGTCGCCAGCTACAACGACAAGGACAGCTTCCGTGACGTCGAGTCCAGCGAACTGGGCCTGCTCTACGGCATTACCGAGATCGACCTCGGCGAGCGCACGATGCTGACCCTGGGCGGCTCGTTCCAGAACGACAATAACAACACCACCTGGGGCGGCATACCGGTCGGCCCGGATGGCAGTGACCTGGGGCTGTCCCGATCCACCTACTTCGGCAACGACTGGGAGTACTGGGACAAGGACACCAAAGGTGTTTTCGCCGAAATCGAGCATCACTTCGATAATGATTGGAACCTGCGCCTGGCTGCGGTGAAGAACTGGACGACGTCGGATATCCTCGCCTCCTTCGTACGGCCCACCGGCAATACCTGGCAGCAGCGCACCGTCCAGCAGAACTCCACCTACGATCAGACCAGCTATGACGGTTACCTGAGCGGCCCGTTCCAGGCGCTGGGACGCGAGCATGAACTGGTTCTCGGCGGCAGCTATCGCGAGTCGAGCAAGGAAACCAGCGGCGGTTACGCGCCCAACTTCGGCATTGCCGACCTCGGCAACTGGGATTCAGGCGCGAGACCCAAGCCGGAGAACGTCACTCATACCTACGGCACGCTTACCGAAACCACGCAGAAGAGCCTGTACGCGACCACCCGGCTCAGTCTGACCGATCCACTCAAGCTGATCCTGGGTGGGCGTCTGGATTGGTACGCCTACGATCAGGATATTCGCAACAACCCCAGCGTCCACTACAACACTGCACGCGAAGTGACTCGCTATGGGGGACTGGTCTATGAGCTGAATCCGCAGCACTCGGTATACATCAGCTACACGGACATCTTTCAACCGCAGACGTCGATCACCATCGACCAGAGCCTGCTCGAACCCATCACCGGCAAGAACTACGAAATGGGCGTCAAGGGGGAATACTTCGGTGGCGCGCTGAATGCCAGCGCAGCACTGTTTCAGATCGATCAGGAAAACCGGGGCCGTCTGGTCAGCGATACCGGCTGTAACGGCATGCCCTGCTATGAAGCATCGGGCAAGGTTCGCAGCCAGGGTATCGACCTGGAGCTCAACGGTACTCTCATGCCCAATTGGGAGGTGGCGGCCGGTTACACCTATACGCAGGCCAAATACAAACAGGACAGCGACCCGAGCAATGTCGGGCGTCTGTTCGATACGGATGTGCCCCGACACCTGTTCAAACTCAGCACCTACTACCGACTCCCTGGTGACCTGAGCCGGTGGAAAATCGGTGGTTCGGTATACCGGCAGAACCGCACTTACAACGTCGGAACCTATACCAATACGGCCACTGGCATCACCCAGCCGTCACTGGTCGAGCAGGATGCCTATACCTTGGTGGATCTGATGGCCAGCTATCAGGTCAACAAGCATTTACTGACCCAACTGAGCGTCAACAATGTGCTCGACAAGACCTACTACGAAGGCCTGGCCAGCCAGCCTTTCGGTGGTCGAAGCGTCTATGGGGCACCTCGCAATTTCACGGTTTCAGCCAAGTACAGCTTCTAA
- a CDS encoding sigma-70 family RNA polymerase sigma factor, whose amino-acid sequence MSTVHTDTAPHAGLDVLYREHSGWLRGWLRQRLNNSADAADLAQDTFVRVLLARSANSLREPRHYLTTIARGLVVDLYRRRSLEQAYQEALANLPEASHPSLEEQAILFEALVEIDRLLDGLGSKAKQTFILSQCEGLTYPQIAERLGISLRTVNNHMARAMEHCCLIMAGL is encoded by the coding sequence ATGTCTACGGTGCATACCGATACGGCGCCCCACGCAGGGCTAGATGTACTCTATCGCGAGCACAGCGGCTGGCTGCGTGGCTGGTTGCGCCAGCGCCTGAACAATTCAGCCGATGCAGCTGATCTCGCCCAGGACACCTTCGTCCGTGTGCTGCTCGCACGCAGCGCAAATAGCCTGCGCGAACCGCGGCACTACCTGACGACCATCGCCCGTGGGCTGGTGGTCGACCTGTACCGCCGTCGCTCGTTGGAGCAGGCCTATCAGGAAGCACTGGCCAACCTGCCGGAGGCGTCGCACCCATCGCTGGAAGAACAGGCGATTCTGTTCGAGGCGCTGGTGGAGATCGACCGCCTGCTCGACGGCTTGGGCAGCAAGGCCAAGCAGACCTTTATCCTCTCCCAGTGCGAGGGGCTGACTTATCCACAGATCGCCGAACGCCTGGGCATTTCCCTGCGCACGGTGAACAACCATATGGCCAGGGCCATGGAACATTGCTGCCTGATCATGGCCGGCCTGTGA
- a CDS encoding FecR domain-containing protein yields MNQGASEREAIRTASQWYVRLTGETVSEQERLAWQHWLSADPLNNQAWQRIEAVRQQMAQVPGQLAASTLRTAGHSRRQVLRGVVLLASAGSLAALGWRSDMGQRVLADYRTGIGERRTFTLADGSQLQLNTNSAVQLHFDDQQRVLQLLAGELMVSTASDPQGRPFSVTTAHGGVRALGTRFTVRTDSQHSEVAVLEKAVEVSLPGMAQPLRLEAGQRSRFTGNSIDAPRATDASTAAWQRGSLIAIDQPLGELLDELSRYRAGWLNCDPRLANLKVSGAFPIDDTDRALSALERSFPVQVQRRTRYWVTVRPRS; encoded by the coding sequence CTGAACCAGGGCGCCAGCGAGCGCGAAGCGATTCGTACGGCGTCACAGTGGTACGTGCGCCTGACTGGCGAAACCGTCAGCGAGCAGGAGCGCCTCGCCTGGCAACACTGGCTGAGCGCCGACCCGCTCAATAATCAGGCCTGGCAGCGTATAGAGGCAGTGCGCCAGCAGATGGCACAGGTGCCCGGGCAACTCGCCGCCAGCACACTGCGTACAGCAGGCCACTCTCGGCGTCAGGTGTTGCGCGGCGTGGTGCTGCTGGCATCGGCAGGCAGCCTTGCCGCCCTGGGCTGGCGTAGCGATATGGGCCAGCGGGTGCTGGCGGATTATCGAACCGGTATTGGCGAACGGCGTACCTTCACCCTCGCCGACGGCAGCCAGCTGCAGCTCAACACCAACAGCGCCGTGCAGCTGCATTTCGACGACCAGCAGCGCGTTCTGCAACTACTCGCTGGCGAGCTGATGGTCAGCACCGCGTCCGATCCTCAGGGCCGGCCTTTCAGCGTCACCACTGCCCATGGCGGTGTGCGCGCCCTGGGTACGCGCTTCACCGTGCGCACCGACAGCCAGCATAGTGAAGTGGCCGTGCTGGAAAAGGCCGTGGAAGTCAGCCTACCCGGCATGGCCCAGCCGCTGCGCCTGGAGGCAGGCCAGCGCAGCCGTTTTACCGGCAACAGCATCGACGCACCACGCGCCACCGACGCCAGTACCGCTGCCTGGCAACGGGGCAGCCTGATCGCCATCGACCAGCCACTCGGCGAACTGCTCGACGAGCTGAGCCGTTACCGCGCAGGCTGGCTGAATTGCGACCCGCGCCTCGCCAACCTGAAAGTCTCCGGCGCCTTCCCCATCGACGACACCGACCGCGCACTCAGCGCATTGGAACGAAGCTTCCCCGTACAGGTACAACGCCGCACTCGCTATTGGGTAACGGTGAGGCCGCGCAGCTAG